In Spirobacillus cienkowskii, a genomic segment contains:
- a CDS encoding substrate-binding periplasmic protein, translating into MIKRSILVIVLGIQFSNVAFSESISVAWTDWCPWNCDQDVNLGFTSQLVENVFAMSRITVQFQKYSWSVAINEVREGRINALLSPAKQEAEGLIYSKNHVAYQQMCFYVKKDFNWIYQGIKSLDQIKLGIMRNSNYPGLMDYIQKNLNVSDKIFQLSSSDVLGTGFDYLINKKYDSFLIDSVTAEYYLKNNKKTNIFKRVDCLPKENLYIAFSPKNMKKSMRLSENFDLNFEKYIKTKSFSNLLYKYNLNNFYVLNKN; encoded by the coding sequence ATGATAAAGCGTTCAATATTAGTTATTGTATTAGGCATACAGTTTAGTAATGTAGCGTTTTCTGAATCAATAAGTGTTGCTTGGACTGATTGGTGCCCTTGGAATTGCGATCAAGACGTCAATTTGGGGTTTACAAGTCAATTGGTTGAAAATGTGTTTGCGATGTCTAGAATTACCGTACAATTTCAAAAATATTCTTGGTCTGTTGCTATTAACGAAGTTCGTGAAGGTCGTATAAATGCTTTGTTATCTCCGGCAAAACAAGAAGCTGAGGGTTTAATTTATTCTAAAAATCATGTTGCTTATCAGCAAATGTGTTTTTATGTAAAAAAAGATTTTAATTGGATATATCAAGGTATAAAAAGTCTTGATCAAATAAAGCTAGGTATTATGAGAAATAGCAACTATCCTGGTCTTATGGATTATATCCAAAAGAATTTAAACGTGTCAGATAAAATTTTTCAATTAAGTTCTTCTGATGTATTAGGAACTGGATTTGATTATCTTATAAATAAAAAATACGATTCTTTCTTAATTGATAGTGTTACTGCCGAGTATTATTTAAAAAATAATAAAAAAACAAACATTTTTAAAAGAGTTGATTGTTTACCAAAAGAAAACTTGTACATAGCATTTTCCCCAAAAAATATGAAAAAAAGCATGAGATTATCAGAAAATTTTGATTTAAATTTTGAAAAATATATAAAAACCAAGTCATTTAGTAATTTATTATATAAATATAATTTAAACAATTTTTATGTACTAAATAAAAATTGA
- the purH gene encoding bifunctional phosphoribosylaminoimidazolecarboxamide formyltransferase/IMP cyclohydrolase: protein MKNKIPCSMQQLNLVKLKRVLLSVSNKDNLFELCSYLTEKGCELVATSSTLQSVRKMGFACSSVSDVTHFPEILGGRVKTLHPSIFGGILARQDNQSDCLELQQHNIQMFDLVVCNLYPVQQVLENNASNEEIIESIDIGGVSLLRAAAKNYESVSVLCDTADYKIFIELSKQHNGSVPLLLRKQLAVKVFSETSAYDYAIFSYLEKQLVSQDNVLKNYDGPIQLKNAQNLKNLPESFNLSFTKHKDLRYGENPHQNAALYKINQCKNQNSLTMTNMNCFHGKELSYNNVLDIEHAIKLSVDLSNKFTAVILKHNTPCGVGVSSESLHEAYKRAFEFDPVSPFGGIVCFNSSVTYECAVELAEIFLEVIIAPHFDDASLEVLRKKKNLRLVTFNPQQALTNSMQITHVQGAILLQSSNNLVFDSRKLHFATKIKPNNFALQAFQLGMSVVKHVRSNAIVVANRFQTLAIAGGFTNRVDAVAYCLSKVNQVSDEVILASDAFFPFSDSIELIKNSGIRFVIQPGGSIQDANVIKACDDYEISMAFTNIRHFKH, encoded by the coding sequence ATGAAAAACAAAATTCCTTGTTCCATGCAGCAGCTAAATTTGGTAAAACTTAAAAGAGTACTTTTATCTGTATCAAATAAAGACAATCTTTTTGAATTATGCTCGTACCTTACCGAGAAAGGTTGCGAGTTGGTTGCCACGTCTTCTACATTGCAGTCAGTAAGAAAAATGGGATTTGCTTGTTCTAGCGTTTCTGATGTTACTCATTTTCCTGAAATTTTAGGGGGCAGGGTGAAAACACTACATCCGAGCATTTTTGGAGGAATCTTAGCAAGGCAGGATAATCAATCTGATTGCTTAGAATTACAGCAGCATAATATTCAAATGTTCGATCTTGTTGTGTGTAATCTGTATCCTGTGCAACAGGTTCTCGAAAACAACGCAAGCAACGAAGAAATTATTGAATCTATTGATATAGGTGGTGTGAGTTTACTAAGGGCTGCGGCAAAAAATTATGAATCCGTATCTGTGTTATGTGATACTGCTGACTATAAGATTTTTATAGAATTATCAAAACAACACAATGGCTCTGTTCCGTTATTGCTAAGAAAACAGCTTGCCGTAAAAGTTTTTAGCGAAACATCGGCCTATGATTATGCAATTTTCTCATACTTAGAAAAGCAACTGGTATCACAAGACAATGTTCTTAAAAATTACGATGGACCCATTCAATTAAAAAATGCGCAAAATTTAAAAAATTTGCCTGAGTCTTTTAACTTATCTTTTACCAAGCACAAAGATTTAAGATATGGAGAAAATCCTCATCAAAATGCCGCTTTGTACAAAATTAATCAGTGTAAAAACCAAAATTCGTTGACAATGACAAACATGAATTGTTTTCATGGGAAAGAGCTTAGTTATAACAATGTGTTAGATATTGAGCATGCAATCAAGTTGAGTGTCGATCTTTCTAATAAATTTACGGCGGTCATTTTAAAACACAATACCCCTTGTGGTGTTGGGGTATCGAGCGAATCGTTGCACGAAGCTTATAAGCGCGCCTTTGAATTTGATCCAGTGAGTCCCTTTGGGGGAATTGTCTGTTTTAATAGCTCTGTTACCTATGAGTGTGCAGTAGAATTAGCAGAAATATTTTTGGAGGTGATCATTGCGCCACATTTTGATGATGCATCGTTAGAAGTTTTAAGAAAAAAGAAAAATTTACGACTCGTAACTTTTAATCCGCAACAGGCACTCACAAACTCAATGCAGATTACCCATGTTCAAGGAGCAATTCTGCTGCAATCTTCTAATAATTTAGTTTTTGATTCTAGAAAATTACATTTTGCTACTAAAATAAAACCCAATAACTTTGCATTGCAGGCGTTTCAGCTCGGTATGTCTGTGGTGAAACATGTTCGTTCAAACGCTATTGTGGTGGCCAATAGGTTTCAGACTTTAGCAATTGCTGGTGGGTTTACAAACCGGGTTGATGCTGTGGCTTACTGTTTAAGTAAAGTGAATCAGGTTTCTGATGAGGTGATTTTAGCAAGTGATGCATTTTTTCCATTTTCGGATAGCATTGAACTCATTAAAAATAGCGGTATACGATTTGTTATTCAACCGGGAGGTAGTATTCAAGATGCAAACGTTATAAAAGCTTGTGATGATTATGAAATTTCTATGGCTTTTACAAATATTCGTCATTTTAAACATTAA
- a CDS encoding ABC transporter ATP-binding protein yields MVLLISLIATLFSLIIPYYQKEFLDTLLQHKNINELYILLLLMFLYAIMSQFFYFLAKILSSNEGSVVQDFLSGITYSKTLRIKNENTKKITVGHALSVYATDVNTASSLIDDIFPNFIAYFLPLLLAPFAIIYITNIDPITIIYFTFVVLFLNFLIAIRQSKIFIKSKILSAIRIGNVNEWLINIRAIRVLGNTDWMENKIKYARIQETKNRLLMVTNGTTMSSIGNVTPYIINIFALYLLYKIYGDKVTSGQIFSLLWIFGVLLTRPIRMIPLMFVTFFDCYTSIKRVENYWNQDLEEKFIENNDQVNNGLIKIRGLTYENEGKILLNNINIDIKDKEFIAIVGELGSGKTLFLKALLNIINSSFKIYEIGNKSVNMLPLSTLRSYFSYVPQEYFIINSNIRNNVAFEYDFYKEIDDEIINSLELAQFYMNKENVSNGLDTEIGERGVSLSGGQKQRIAIARASFSNRPIILLDDCLSAVDINTEYKINKTLLNGFWKNKTRILVTHRLSVIQKCDKIVFFKDGKIIDIGNYEELMKKSLEFKEFVVINSIKD; encoded by the coding sequence ATGGTTCTGCTAATAAGTTTGATTGCCACTTTATTCTCATTAATTATTCCTTATTATCAGAAAGAATTTTTAGATACACTTTTGCAACACAAGAACATTAATGAATTGTATATACTATTATTATTAATGTTTCTTTATGCTATTATGTCTCAATTTTTTTATTTTTTAGCAAAAATTTTAAGTAGTAATGAAGGTAGTGTAGTTCAAGATTTTTTGTCTGGAATTACGTATTCAAAAACCTTAAGAATTAAAAACGAAAATACAAAAAAAATAACAGTTGGACATGCATTATCTGTATATGCAACAGATGTTAATACAGCATCCTCATTGATTGATGATATATTTCCAAATTTTATTGCATATTTTCTTCCATTGTTATTGGCTCCTTTTGCAATTATATATATAACAAATATTGATCCAATTACAATTATATATTTTACATTTGTAGTATTGTTTTTAAATTTTTTAATAGCAATTAGACAGAGTAAAATTTTTATTAAAAGTAAAATTTTATCAGCAATACGAATAGGAAATGTTAATGAATGGTTAATAAATATTAGAGCAATTAGAGTTTTAGGAAATACTGATTGGATGGAAAATAAAATAAAATATGCGCGAATTCAGGAAACTAAAAATAGACTATTGATGGTTACCAATGGTACGACAATGAGTTCTATAGGTAATGTGACGCCATATATAATAAATATTTTTGCATTATATTTACTATATAAAATTTATGGAGATAAAGTTACTTCTGGTCAGATATTTAGCTTATTGTGGATTTTTGGGGTATTGCTTACAAGACCAATACGAATGATACCACTAATGTTTGTAACTTTTTTTGATTGTTATACTTCAATTAAAAGAGTAGAAAATTATTGGAATCAAGATTTAGAAGAAAAATTTATTGAAAACAATGATCAAGTAAATAACGGATTAATTAAAATAAGAGGATTAACTTATGAAAATGAAGGAAAAATTTTACTTAATAATATTAATATTGATATAAAAGATAAAGAATTTATTGCTATAGTTGGTGAGCTTGGTTCAGGAAAAACTTTGTTTCTAAAAGCTCTACTAAATATAATTAACTCTAGTTTTAAAATTTATGAAATTGGTAATAAATCAGTTAATATGCTACCATTAAGTACTTTGCGATCTTATTTTAGTTACGTTCCGCAAGAATATTTTATTATAAATTCAAATATTAGAAATAATGTTGCATTTGAATATGATTTTTATAAAGAAATAGATGATGAAATAATAAATTCTTTAGAGTTGGCGCAATTTTACATGAATAAAGAAAATGTCTCTAATGGATTAGATACAGAAATTGGCGAAAGAGGAGTGAGTTTATCTGGTGGACAAAAACAAAGAATTGCAATTGCAAGAGCGAGTTTTTCAAACAGGCCAATTATTTTATTAGATGATTGTTTAAGTGCTGTGGATATAAATACAGAATATAAAATTAATAAAACTTTATTAAATGGGTTCTGGAAAAATAAAACAAGAATTTTAGTAACTCATAGATTATCAGTGATTCAAAAATGCGATAAAATAGTTTTTTTTAAAGATGGAAAAATTATTGATATAGGTAATTATGAAGAATTAATGAAAAAATCGCTTGAATTTAAAGAATTTGTTGTCATTAATTCAATTAAGGATTAA
- a CDS encoding ABC transporter ATP-binding protein, which translates to MNIENETNEDRIFEGKYSKSVYKTIYDSMGSHKLSFIIFILIGFIGRGFLLFNANIIGLWVDNVCYQSNICKNKSNFFSEYTSTEFIYLLLTVSLVGFIFILIFRIGLARLGTHFVSNLYDKTTYNVSRFPIYFFDKNPLGRIITRFSSDYAAILRMSGGPLTELLSTLFDIFLFIVLILISSMNFLPIVVICILLNYFIYNVNKIKIRNERRVVSLTRGPALAHFAETAQGAKIIRVYGKDNSFKRRFISKFNTYIKQRNKTNFYVNLFSLQLSILNIVILLLTGLFGMWLVNHGKLSIGSLGVAFTFISMISITIQIFFEWVAVMEEALTGIERMDDYLNSELEKGALINYNYSNKLQKIENGNIEVKNLSIRYNQKSSLVLDNVSFNILNGEKIGIIGKTGSGKTSLINAFYYIYPFEKGVIKINGYEPDIGQNKNKDSKYVQLDMFRNSLSLISQYPYIFSGTLRENLCFNNIIPDHDILDILALVGLKKFLLIGKKCLDLELKEMGIDLSLGEKQLICMARCLLQNNQIVIMDEATSSIDPYSENILVNATKNLLRDKTQIIVAHRLSTIEDCDRVIWLDSGKLVMQGEAISVINAFRNHQQG; encoded by the coding sequence ATGAACATTGAAAATGAAACAAATGAAGATCGAATATTTGAAGGTAAATACTCAAAATCAGTGTACAAAACAATTTATGATTCAATGGGTAGCCATAAATTATCATTTATAATATTTATATTAATTGGTTTTATTGGAAGAGGTTTTCTTTTATTTAATGCAAATATTATAGGATTATGGGTAGATAATGTATGTTATCAATCTAATATATGTAAAAATAAAAGCAATTTTTTTTCTGAATACACTAGCACAGAATTTATTTATTTATTATTAACGGTTTCATTGGTTGGTTTTATATTTATTTTAATTTTTAGAATAGGTCTTGCAAGACTTGGTACGCATTTTGTTTCAAATTTGTATGATAAAACAACATATAATGTGTCAAGATTTCCAATATATTTTTTTGATAAAAATCCATTAGGAAGAATTATAACAAGATTTAGTAGTGATTATGCAGCAATATTAAGAATGTCTGGAGGTCCATTAACGGAGTTACTTTCAACATTATTTGATATATTTTTATTTATTGTATTAATTTTAATTTCTAGTATGAATTTTTTACCAATTGTTGTAATATGCATTTTGTTAAATTATTTTATTTATAATGTAAATAAAATTAAAATAAGAAACGAAAGAAGAGTCGTTAGCTTAACGAGAGGTCCTGCTCTAGCTCATTTTGCAGAAACAGCGCAGGGTGCCAAAATTATAAGAGTGTATGGTAAAGACAACTCTTTTAAAAGAAGATTTATTTCAAAGTTTAATACTTATATAAAACAGAGAAATAAAACAAATTTTTATGTAAATTTGTTTTCATTACAGCTTTCTATTTTAAATATAGTCATTCTTTTATTAACAGGTTTATTTGGGATGTGGTTGGTAAATCATGGTAAATTGAGTATTGGTTCGTTGGGAGTTGCTTTTACATTTATTTCTATGATTTCTATAACAATTCAGATTTTTTTTGAATGGGTTGCTGTCATGGAAGAAGCATTAACTGGAATAGAAAGAATGGATGATTATTTAAATTCAGAGCTTGAAAAAGGTGCATTAATAAATTATAATTATTCAAATAAATTACAAAAAATTGAGAATGGTAATATTGAAGTAAAGAATTTGAGTATAAGATACAATCAAAAATCTTCTCTTGTATTAGATAATGTTTCTTTTAATATTTTAAATGGAGAAAAAATAGGAATTATTGGTAAAACAGGGAGTGGAAAAACAAGCTTGATAAATGCATTTTATTATATTTATCCCTTTGAAAAAGGAGTGATTAAAATTAATGGTTATGAGCCTGATATTGGACAAAATAAAAACAAAGATTCAAAGTATGTTCAATTAGATATGTTTCGTAACTCGTTATCGTTAATTTCTCAGTACCCTTATATTTTTTCTGGTACTTTAAGAGAAAACTTGTGTTTTAATAATATTATACCTGATCATGATATTTTGGATATTTTAGCACTTGTTGGATTAAAGAAATTTCTTTTAATAGGAAAAAAGTGTTTAGATCTCGAATTAAAAGAAATGGGCATTGATCTTTCACTAGGGGAAAAGCAGCTTATTTGCATGGCAAGATGTTTGCTACAAAATAATCAAATTGTTATTATGGATGAAGCAACAAGCTCTATTGATCCCTATTCTGAAAATATTCTTGTTAATGCAACAAAAAATTTGTTACGTGATAAAACACAAATAATAGTGGCACACAGGTTATCAACTATAGAAGATTGCGATCGTGTGATTTGGCTTGATTCTGGTAAACTGGTCATGCAAGGGGAAGCTATTTCAGTTATAAATGCATTTAGAAATCATCAACAAGGTTAA